The following proteins come from a genomic window of Campylobacter coli 76339:
- a CDS encoding Membrane fusion protein of RND family multidrug efflux pump gives MKVIVFLIFIFNLAFSEEIYASFNVEAAKQSKLALESVGLVEQIPVKIGQRVKKGELLLSLEQTSEKISLQNAQNSYKLALIDFENTQSKMKKFNAVENVIDKQSYEDMKAKFEAANLNLTKAKINVEYYKNILAKKELRAPYDAIVSNKFIQIGEGVGGVAQPLIEIFSYPQSKLVLSFDERYKDQVKIGDEFLYKIDQSNTEYKGKITLIYPSIEVKTRKIYAEVETQNLTPGLFGEGRIITRD, from the coding sequence ATGAAAGTAATTGTATTTTTAATATTTATTTTTAATTTAGCTTTTAGTGAAGAAATTTACGCAAGCTTTAATGTAGAAGCTGCCAAGCAAAGCAAACTAGCCCTTGAAAGCGTGGGTTTGGTAGAACAAATTCCTGTAAAGATCGGACAAAGGGTTAAAAAAGGAGAGCTTTTACTCTCCCTTGAGCAAACAAGTGAAAAAATTTCATTGCAAAATGCACAGAATTCTTATAAACTCGCTCTTATAGATTTTGAAAACACTCAAAGTAAAATGAAAAAATTTAATGCAGTAGAAAATGTTATAGACAAACAAAGCTATGAGGATATGAAAGCTAAATTCGAAGCAGCAAATCTTAATTTAACCAAAGCAAAGATCAATGTAGAATATTATAAAAATATCTTAGCAAAAAAAGAATTGCGCGCACCCTATGATGCCATAGTTTCAAACAAATTTATACAAATTGGAGAAGGAGTGGGTGGAGTAGCCCAGCCCTTGATCGAAATTTTTTCATACCCACAAAGCAAGCTTGTTTTAAGTTTTGATGAAAGATATAAAGATCAAGTTAAAATAGGTGATGAATTTTTATATAAAATCGATCAAAGCAATACAGAATACAAAGGAAAAATCACTCTTATTTATCCAAGTATTGAGGTTAAAACAAGAAAAATTTATGCTGAAGTAGAAACGCAAAATTTAACACCTGGGCTATTTGGCGAAGGTAGAATCATCACTAGAGATTAA
- a CDS encoding Probable outer membrane component of multidrug efflux pump, translated as MFRKYLTLIHKTIILVFLPLSLSASNLREFITLSQNNEQYLIKQMQSEQASLSRSQAFRNYLPHLSLNSAYVANNKDRFIIDPQESLFAKFSLNLLLYDGGAREANLRALESKEKLSFLDKEQSKNYLALNAITLYFNTLSLEKILLTNQQKVEFLRSTFERLQKFYDAGLSPKDELESIKARYHLSLLELSQNELKLASVQKEIRILSNTNFTPSGNAFLENPNQEKSQSYEVSIAKEQINLAKESVNLAKAEYFPKFYIQDNFGFYKNNYNPKIPTPFINLADEFLEKYSQSNQFILGMEWKIFDFNARAKEVEKERLKVQIANANARLSERKNKEELNYIDQSLKVLKQQIYTLNLSLNAANLAFESVDKKYQAGLVSYVEYLQALEAKFKAQSDLELAHNEFEITKANYYFNAGIDLISKVRE; from the coding sequence ATGTTTAGAAAATATTTAACCCTTATCCATAAAACTATAATTTTAGTTTTTTTACCCTTATCATTGTCTGCTTCAAATCTGCGCGAATTTATAACACTAAGTCAAAACAATGAACAATATCTCATTAAACAAATGCAAAGCGAGCAAGCAAGCTTATCAAGAAGTCAAGCTTTTAGAAATTATTTACCCCACCTTAGCTTAAACTCAGCCTATGTAGCCAACAACAAAGATCGCTTTATTATAGATCCACAAGAAAGTCTATTTGCTAAGTTTTCTCTTAATCTTTTACTTTATGATGGAGGTGCTAGAGAAGCAAATTTAAGAGCCTTAGAAAGCAAAGAAAAACTAAGTTTTTTAGATAAAGAACAAAGTAAAAATTATCTTGCTCTAAACGCCATAACGCTTTATTTTAACACTCTAAGTCTTGAAAAAATTTTACTGACTAATCAACAAAAGGTTGAATTTTTAAGATCTACTTTTGAAAGACTACAAAAATTCTACGACGCAGGACTAAGTCCTAAAGATGAACTTGAAAGCATTAAGGCTAGATATCACTTAAGTTTGTTAGAATTGAGTCAAAATGAGTTAAAACTCGCTAGTGTACAAAAAGAAATTAGAATTCTTAGTAATACAAATTTTACTCCTAGTGGTAATGCATTTTTAGAAAACCCTAATCAAGAAAAAAGTCAAAGTTATGAGGTGTCAATAGCAAAAGAGCAAATCAATCTAGCCAAAGAAAGTGTAAATTTGGCCAAGGCGGAATATTTTCCTAAATTTTATATCCAAGATAATTTCGGCTTTTATAAAAACAATTACAATCCAAAAATTCCAACCCCATTTATAAATTTAGCTGATGAGTTCTTAGAGAAATACTCTCAAAGTAATCAATTTATCTTAGGCATGGAATGGAAAATTTTTGATTTTAATGCAAGAGCTAAAGAAGTAGAAAAAGAACGCTTAAAGGTTCAAATCGCTAATGCCAATGCAAGGCTTAGTGAGCGTAAAAACAAAGAGGAATTAAACTACATTGATCAAAGTTTAAAAGTCTTAAAACAACAAATTTACACTTTAAATTTGAGTCTAAATGCCGCAAATTTAGCTTTTGAAAGTGTGGATAAAAAATACCAAGCAGGACTTGTTTCTTATGTAGAATATTTACAAGCTTTAGAAGCCAAATTTAAAGCACAAAGTGATTTGGAATTAGCCCATAATGAATTTGAAATTACTAAGGCAAATTATTATTTTAATGCTGGTATAGATCTTATCTCAAAGGTTAGAGAATGA
- a CDS encoding Translation elongation factor LepA, with translation MSVKNIRNFSIIAHIDHGKSTLADRIISECGAISDRQMSSQVMDTMDIEKERGITIKAQSVRLNYKFNNENFVLNLIDTPGHVDFSYEVSRSLASCEGALLVVDASQGVEAQTIANVYIALENNLEIIPVINKIDLPNADVEKVKHEIEHIIGIDCKEAICVSAKTGVGIKELIETIITKIPAPKTDDEAPTKALIYDSWFDNYLGALALVRIYEGSIAKNDEVLVMSTEKKHIVQDLFYPHPLSPIKTQSLQSGEVGVVVLGLKTVGDVQVGDTITLVKNKAKEAIGGFEKAKAFVFAGLYPIETDKFEDLRDALDKLKLNDSSITYEPETSLALGFGFRVGFLGLLHMEVIKERLEREFNLDLIATAPTVTYEIYQTDGELIKIQNPSELPPVNKIDHIKEPYVKATIITPSEFLGNLITLLNRKRGVQVKMDYITPERVLLEYDVPLNEIVMDFYDKLKSLTKGYASFDYEPIEFRVGDLVKLDIKVAGENVDALSIIVPNEKAQSKGRELVSAMKEIVPRQLFEVAIQASIGNKIIARETVKSMGKNVTAKCYGGDITRKRKLLEKQKEGKKRMKAIGKVNLPQEAFLSVLKID, from the coding sequence TTGTCGGTAAAAAATATTAGAAATTTTTCCATTATAGCACATATTGATCATGGAAAATCAACGCTTGCAGATAGGATTATAAGTGAATGCGGAGCCATTAGCGACAGGCAAATGAGTTCGCAAGTTATGGATACTATGGATATAGAAAAAGAACGCGGTATCACTATAAAGGCGCAATCTGTAAGGTTAAATTATAAATTCAATAATGAAAATTTTGTTTTAAATCTTATAGATACCCCAGGCCATGTGGATTTTTCTTATGAAGTTAGCCGTTCTTTGGCAAGCTGTGAAGGAGCTTTGCTAGTAGTGGATGCAAGTCAAGGGGTTGAAGCTCAAACCATAGCTAATGTTTATATCGCTCTTGAAAACAATCTTGAAATCATTCCAGTGATTAATAAAATCGATTTACCTAATGCAGATGTTGAAAAAGTAAAGCATGAAATTGAGCATATCATAGGAATTGATTGCAAAGAAGCAATTTGCGTGAGTGCAAAAACAGGTGTGGGTATCAAAGAGCTTATAGAGACTATTATTACCAAAATTCCTGCACCTAAAACCGATGATGAAGCACCTACCAAAGCTTTGATTTATGATTCTTGGTTTGACAATTATCTAGGAGCTTTGGCTTTGGTTAGAATTTATGAAGGAAGCATTGCTAAAAATGATGAAGTTTTGGTAATGAGTACAGAAAAAAAACATATAGTTCAAGATCTTTTTTATCCTCATCCTTTAAGTCCTATTAAAACTCAATCTTTACAATCAGGTGAAGTAGGTGTTGTAGTGCTTGGACTTAAAACCGTAGGCGATGTGCAAGTAGGTGATACTATCACCTTGGTAAAAAATAAAGCCAAAGAAGCTATAGGGGGATTTGAAAAGGCTAAAGCTTTTGTATTTGCGGGACTTTATCCTATAGAAACGGATAAATTTGAAGATTTAAGAGATGCTTTGGATAAATTAAAACTTAATGATAGTTCTATTACTTATGAGCCCGAAACCTCTTTAGCTTTAGGTTTTGGTTTTAGGGTAGGATTTTTAGGGCTTTTACATATGGAAGTGATTAAAGAAAGACTTGAAAGAGAATTTAATCTTGATTTAATCGCTACGGCACCAACTGTAACTTATGAGATCTATCAAACTGATGGAGAGCTTATAAAAATTCAAAATCCAAGCGAACTACCTCCGGTCAATAAGATTGATCATATCAAAGAGCCTTATGTAAAAGCTACCATCATCACCCCTAGTGAATTTTTAGGAAATTTAATCACTCTTTTAAATCGAAAAAGAGGAGTGCAGGTTAAGATGGATTATATCACTCCTGAGCGCGTTTTATTAGAATATGATGTGCCTTTAAATGAGATTGTGATGGATTTTTATGATAAATTAAAGTCTTTGACAAAGGGATATGCGAGCTTTGATTATGAGCCTATTGAATTTCGTGTAGGGGATTTGGTAAAACTTGATATTAAAGTAGCGGGTGAAAATGTCGATGCTTTAAGTATTATCGTACCGAATGAAAAAGCGCAAAGCAAGGGAAGAGAATTGGTGAGCGCTATGAAGGAAATAGTTCCTAGACAGCTTTTTGAAGTGGCTATTCAAGCAAGCATAGGCAATAAAATCATAGCAAGAGAAACGGTTAAATCTATGGGAAAAAATGTAACTGCAAAATGTTATGGTGGGGATATTACTAGAAAAAGAAAGCTTTTAGAAAAGCAAAAAGAGGGTAAAAAAAGAATGAAGGCTATAGGCAAGGTAAATTTACCTCAAGAAGCTTTTTTAAGTGTGCTTAAGATTGATTAA